The Salvia splendens isolate huo1 chromosome 20, SspV2, whole genome shotgun sequence nucleotide sequence TTTACAAAGATTGTCTGATGTGGAATATGTTCCTACTAAGGTATGTGAGAACATTAGTGCTGGCATACTTACTCTTACCTTCTCTCCTTTATATAAATATGTGATTAGGTTATCTCATATACTGGAAATCATCTGATACGAGAAAGacccttatcaagtgaaaaagataaagaaagtcgcagagaaaccgtgctctgtcgacaatcgaaaattctaaacggaaaaactaaataaacataaaagacaataattatgatttcattgattgaataatgagaataacaatagtcctatttataatactcctatggataacctaacttggtgaatAAGATAATAAAGATACGGAAAAGATATGGTAATATCATAATAGAGATATGGGAGATATTTCTGAAGAtataatcgtatcaactcccccacggttaaaattcaccttgtcctcaaggtggaaaccaatAAGCAACGAAGAGCATCGCGTatcccctcctggatcaaatgcaAAAGATTGATCCTTATCATTTTCGAGAATAATGCATGAAGAAGAGTGAGGAAACGTTTCCCCGTGACTTGCCATAATGCTCCCATCTTTTTCGGCTGATTGTGGATCTCCCAAGGCAAGTTCATCATTATCATTAAACTCGCGAATATTGCTCAAATTTGAATTAGAATCCGCTCCTTCGCGTGAAGCAACAATCCTTCCCTTATTTTCCGCTGCATGCAATCTGTGGTAGTCAAACCTTCCTTCTTCATTTTGAATTTGCAAATATGACGTTTTGGAGCAGTCAAGGTTTCCAAAATTTTCGGCATTCATCTCACCTCCCCCTTCATCCAAGATTGCGACCAGATTCTTGCTAAGGAGGGCCTTAGCTTTGTGATTAGCCAAAGAAACCATAGACTGCGCCGCCATAGGATCCGTAACAATGGACGGAGACGCATTCGCCGGAGCTGAAAACTGGTCAGACTTGGACAGAATCTGATTTCTATCGCCCATGAAATGACCCTTCTTCTCATCTGTTACGCGTTGCTCCTCCAAATCTTTCTGAAAGTCTGACGCCGCATCCAATGACTTGATGGAAACATCGGTGATGTTATTGGGAACATCTTGAatgtctttgggaacatccgcACTCAATACCATCGTGAAAGTGTTATCAATGTTCTCCTCAATTATATTTTCATCATCAGTGTTCTCCTCAAACCAAGCGGTCAAACGGGCGAGCAGGGCGGCTTGGTCCAATCTATACACGCGTAACTTCTCGTTGTAATCGTTTACGGCGGCTAGTTGGGCAGGGGAGAACGATCGAGCCATGCGGTCAGGATTATTGGGGAGATCACGTTGCTGCTCCGAATCAGTAAACTTTCTGGCCTGTAGAGGCAGATGTGTGGAGCCGGATTGTGGCGGGACAGCGGCAGGGAGCGGCGCTGTGAGGTGACTCAGTGATTGGTCGAATTGCAGTGGCTGTCCGGCCAAATGGTAACTCGGCTGCCATGGATGATATCCTTCGTGATGAGTCTGACGTTGTCCATAAAAAACTGAACAATGAGACGGAGTGCATGGGGGCTGGTACTCCGGCTGACCTTGGTGATACCCGGCGTCAGGATTTCGTTGGTGGACGATTTGGTCCATATCGATGGAAATTTGCTGTCCGAAGGGTGTGATAAAGGTCTGCGTTTGCGGCTGATACGCGTGAGGCTGACGGGCAGCGGGCGTGCTCTGGTAGTAGGGATGGTATGGCTGCCACCAATCCACGGAGTCGGGCGGGTCTGGGTCTAGCTGCGGAGGGTACCTGTCCAGCTGGTCGAAGGAGGCACGGTCCTGCTGCCATGAGCGAGCAGCGACGTATTGGTTATGAGTGGGAGGCTGTTGGGCAGCGTAGAATTGATACGGCTGCTGCCAATCTGTGCAAACTAGCTGTCCGGACAGATAATCGGCATAGTTGCGTGACATTATGACGTAATTAGAGGATGAGAAccgaatgaaagcaccagatgatacgagaaagacccttatcaagtgaaaaagataaagaaagtcgcagagaaaccgtgctctgtcgacaatcgaaaattctaaacggaaaaactaaataaacataaaagacaataattatgatttcattgattgaataatgagaataacaatagtcctatttataatactcctatggataacctaacttggtgaatAAGATAATAAAGATACGGAAAAGATATGGTAATATCATAATAGAGATATGGGAGATATTTCTGAAGATATAATCGTATCATCATCTCACCATTCTTTTTGCCTGTTGTGCTTTTTTTTCCTAGTGAATATTATGTACCTTATTCTTAACAATCTTTCCTATTTCCACACTTGTTTAAAATTATGTTTTTATATGCATATTGTGATGTAGGAAGATGTTCTTCATGCCAGGGTTCGGACAACTGGGGTTGTAGAAATCCAGTTCAGGTGATTACTGCTATTATTTTCTCCCTGTACAGAAACTAAGTCttgtatttttgtttgtttattccTGATTTATTAATCACCAACCTCATGATTTGTCTGCATTTTATTATTGAGATTGGTTATGCCCCTAAGCACCGGCTACTGCATAAGTAACACCTCATATTTATCCTGGTTGAAGCGCACTTTCTATTGTATCACGTTCCTGAGCTACTAGTAAGTGAGAGCCATGACAACTGACACATTTCTTTTGAAGCAGACATTTGACACAATTTGGTTGGGAAGCTTTAATTTAGAGGCACATTCTAATCTTATTGACTGAGGCAAGGCATTTTTCTAGAAATACCCTTGttagaaattctgaagaaaatTTTGTATATCTCAAATAGTTATATAATGaaatagaaagagaaaaagatcAGATCGATTTGTCCCTCACTTCTGTGGTATTTTGTTAGAGATGTTGCAGCCTCCATCTTGGTTGTGTATGCCTCATTTGTCAACAATCTTTGGCTGTCAGTAATTGATACCTTCTGCTTCCTGCTATGTGTATAACTGTATCAACATGTTGAAAGATCAAGTTGTGATTTTAAATCATAGTTAGGTAAAGGCTCTAACAATTGAGATTTTTGCAGCCCTGTTGGAGAAAACAAGAAAAGTGGGGAAGTATATCGTCTCTTTGATGTGGGAGGCCAgaaaaatgaaagaagaaaatggattCATTTATTTGAGGGCGTTTCAGCTGTGATATTCTGTGCTGCGATAAGCGAGTATGACTATATTAATCTCTCGTTTaccaaaaaaaacatgaaatcaACATAACTGCTTCCTATAAATTCAATTTCTTACATTTTATCTTTGAATTTCCAAGATTAGACAATAGATATAGCATGAGAGTATGTTAACTCTATTGTTGTACAGGTATGATCAAACTCTCTTTGAGGATGATAACAAAAACCGAATGATGGAGACAAAAGAACTCTTTGAGTGGATTCTGAAGCAACCATGCTTCGAGGTTGTATCTGATTTTACCATACTTTCTGTTATAGTCATATCCGAGATGATCACTTACTAATATTTGCCACTCCCATGCAGAAAACTTCGTTCCTGTTATTTCTcaataaatttgatttatttgaaaAGAAGGTCCTCAAAGTAAGTATGCAAGACTCTAATGTCTTACTCGTAGGATGATTTCCATGATATTTGGATCATAATGTTCTTCTACGCAGGTCCCGTTGAATGTATGTGAGTGGTTCAAGGATTACCAGCCAGTTTCTACCGGGAAACAAGAAATTGAGCATGCATACGAGTAAGCATTCTCACACCATCTTCGGAATTGTGAAAAAATGGCCAAGTAGGGTTGTTTTACCATACAAAGCTAAACTGTAAAGCCATAATGAAAACTTGTTCTGTGTCATTTCCCCTATTCTTTTGATTTCTCATTTAATAACAACTGGCTTATCATCTAATGCTACTACATTTTCTCTTAGTAAAAGATCAAGATGACAACCAGTTAATCAAGACATTTTAATTTGCTTCTACCTGTGTCATTTGGTTCTTTGCTCTTTTATTTTCTCCCTGATTTTCCCTAATAATGTTATTCTTACTCAGGTTTGTGAAGAAAAAATTTGAGGAGTTGTATTTTCAAAGCACGTCTCCTGATCGTGTTGATCGGGTCTTCAAGATCTATAGAACAACTGCCTTAGATCAGAAGCTAGTGAAGAAAACTTTCAAGCTGGTTGACGAGACTTTGAGAAGGCGAAATCTATTCGAAGCAGGACTCTTGTGATGCGCGCAAAACTTCACAAAACCGAAGAATCAACGCCTTAAGGAGTTTCAGATGCTTCTTTTATCCCCAGGTCACACAATTCGAATCTTTCGAATGTGGTTATATTACCTGTAATGTAGCacccagaaaaaaaaattcagctaTTTATTAATTTCCTTGTTTAAAGACcctccaatttttattttatttgattttattttttccctaCAACGATTGACAAAGAAAGCACTATTTCAACTATATGTTTGTTATTCATCATATGTAAATGAGGTGATCTCTGGCTGTAAATCACATTCATTTTGCACCTtatgctatatatatatatatagggttttaatctatgcaaaactatatttaaatacagaaacgcagaacaatatcatgtGTAGGGCATGTTTAGGTCATTGTTAGTTTATGTTTAGGTCAcactaacaaagcatgacctcaaatgatcttaacatgacattaaactcaaatattataatatgacctaaaactgcttaattatgacctttcgtgtttttggttaattattgatcattagatcatctaatcttagggccaagatttgggctgcatttatGGATTTAGATGTATTCTTGTTTGATCATCTCTATATAtttctttgatatttttgtACACCAAGTACATGATGCAACCCGAACATAAGCAACATGTGATGATGTCTAAATTAGGTAAACGTTAAGGACCCGTTCAGTTTTGACATATTTCATTTTGCATGAAATATAACTCGAGCAGAATTTGGGCAGATTTGGGGTGGGTGCTGAAATGAATTGCATCCGATTTGGGCCTCATGTGTGATGGTAAATGACGAAAAACCCCTCAATATATTTTACTTAATTCTCTTTAATACCCATCGAACTCTACTTGGTGGGGTAAATGAAATTTATGGCGGTTCTTTTTGCCACTTAGATTTTCaaacaaaatacaaaacaaatgcaTAAGGATGAACATGCACAAACAACGGTgcatgaaaacaaaaaaaaaacgacATACGTGTAAAGTTAACTAGAAGAGCCTCACATGCCCGCATCAGGTTGTGGTTGGGTCGCCATTGACAGTAGGAGGTCGAGAGGGTTGTGCCGTCGTGTACAGAGAAGATGAGTGGAGATTGGTGTGGATTTAGTTACGGTAAACGCAACCATTTTATAGATGGAAGTGGCATATCTAGTTCATGGGTTTGTGAGTTGGTTTGTTGGCAAACTGAAGATGGTGGATAGATGTCACCATTGTAGTTACTGTGTGATGTATTGTAGAGGAGAGGGTTAGGGCAGAGGTAATCCATCGTGAGGGATAAATGAATGCACCTATGGTGATTGCGTTAAATTCCACTTGATGCTCCTATTATAACTTCACTCACAAATactgaacaaatgcgtcaatgGATACTGGATTTGACCGTTTTCTTAAAACAAGAAAAACATTACATgaaaaagaaatcaacaccTATTGTTGTTGGTGACGAGTTTGTACCTTGTAGTATGGTCTTAACTCTTAATTAATTAGTCTGGGTTTATCAACATTGTTAGGAATATTCTTAATGGACGGCAAGTAAGTTGGATGATTTTGACATACACATAATTCATGAGTATCACATTTGAGAGGGCTGGCAAAAGTGTCCAAACTGTTGGTTGGGTGGCCATCCGCATCGTGCGGTCAGTCGAAGTCATTAATTAGGGGTTAATTTATTAATCTGGAATTAGACTATTAATCACAATTAGCTATTTTGATCAGGTCAAATTTGACCTAAACATTAGAATGAGTAGCCAGACAAAAAACTCAGCTATTGCATATCCTCCGACTCCGACCGCATCCGTGACCCATTCATAAAAGCATATTATGAATCAAAAAAGTTATTACATTGAAAATTCTTATTGATACGAATAAAAGTTATGattattagaaatgagccactcacctccacacttatatagattagatgggatcttcaccaagtcgatgtgggatagaatttagagaatttaacacgccccctcttgtgtggagggttatccacacttatatagattagatggctccacacttatatagattagataatgggatcttcaccaagtcgatgtgggatagaatttagagaatttaacattGATTATGTTAGAAATGATTCTTCTTAtactataaaacaaaatatgttTTAAAAGAATTGGTTCAAGATCCCGTTCGATCTGACTACCTGCATAATTGCATTGGGAGCCTATCCATAGGAGTGCAACTCAGAGCCGCAAGCAACTAGATGATAGAGGTCCATAGAATTCAatcctaaaaccaattagtGGTAAAAAGGTCCATGATATTTATACAGTGGTTTCAAATCTCTTTTTACACTAATGTATGAAATTGTTATATTCCATTCGTTTCATAAAAATAGACACTTTTAAAATGACACAAATTTCAATATACCATTGATAAAgtttgagaaataaaaaaaatgtgattagagtattttcataaaataattttatgggacggactgaATTGGAAATACTTGATTAAATAAGTTAATACACATTTCCAATCACTATAAATGAGAAGTTTCTAGTGGAGAATAGACACCCTAAGAATTTCGATAACATGAATGGACACCCTAAGAATTTCTATAACATTTCTAGCCGATATATGTAAATGAGAAGTTTGATTTTGCACAATATAAAATACTGCAGTAATAAATAGACCTAAGAAAAGTTGATACAATCTGATTTGGATCGAAATATGATTACATATTAAATATGTACTCCCTTACCATATATAAAGTGATTAATTGCTTTTTGACATATGTTTGGAGAAAATGATATTCCCTTCgtcctacaataagagtcatgtTTTGTCAGTTTGATCCGTCATAATAAAAGTTCTATTTCacatttaccataaatgataagtagacctcacattacaccaacttatttcactcacattttattactataaaactaatttatataagtgagactcatattcaactcacttttttacatttttaaaatctatGTCATAATTCAAgacaaatggagtaataaatagttaaagtgaagaaaaaataaaagaagtaagagaataatatatataccgactcttttatattattctctttgtTACTTGAGGTTGAGGATGAATTAGAAAGTGACATGGAATAAATGTGGACGAAAAATTGGGCCAAAAAACACAGAGAGAGCCCACAAAAGTACACACCGAAACCGACCTGATATACCCTTGTTGGATTTTCATATttcccttctctttttttttgcctTCGCCACCGTCCATAATCAAAACTAATTAATACAGTTAAAAAGGAGTCAAAtccataaaaaaaaatcgaatttaggGCGATTTTACAAATAAACGGATTATTAAATATTCAATTGTAACACATCTATGATACTAGTAATATATTTTCTtctaaagaataaataaaaagattccaattatacattttttttataaaatcaatttttccGTAAAAGGTTATTCAAAGGAAAAAGAACATTGAATCTCGACTGCCTTCGTCTCTGTTTCTTGGCGAAATCACACAAGGCATATTCTTTACGTTTCCAACAGCCGTGATCGATTTATCGAGCTCATTTACATCGGAAGTTATATCAAAAGGGTTCTTGATCTTCCCTTTTACCTTACTTTTATACCCTTTTCAGGTTTATAATAttcctcttttcttttctttttgttcCTTTTCAATCGATATGTTCAATGCAGTTTTGGTATTTGGTTATGATGAATTCttcaatttgtttgttgttcTTCTTTATTCTTGTTTGTGATTCTGATTGAATTTCGTGGGGGCTTGATGAATTAGACCATGTCTGTATTTGAAGAATTTCATGCCATATATTGGACTTTTCTTGCTCAAGTTTTATTGCCTTGTGTTTTTCATATCACAATCCACCTTATTCATGTCATTATAATCTCTGAAATTCTTGAAGATTACTCTTTTCCCTCTTTAAATTTTACCTGTTTTGGGAAAAATGCACTCCTACTATGTGTTGTTCATTGACCTTTATTGATGTGACTTGCCATTGTCTTCATACATTGGCCTTTCTCTTGCAATTGAGATTTGAAATTATATGGATTGCTGATTCTTTTTTTGCTGTTAGTTTTAGGTCCTGTGGTAGTTACAAGAACTCGCAGTTGGTAACCGATACATTTGTAGCTCGATAATGGGAAATAATTGGATGTTTTTCGTCGAACCATATGGGAATGCAGGTGGGATTTTCCCCATTGATCCCATTCTGCCTCACAATTTGGGGGCTCATTGGATCTCCCACATTGCGTCGCTGGTTGACAACTCGAGGCATCTTTTGGTGCCCGGGAGCATGCCGCTCCAAGAGGCTTTCAGCTGTATGTCGAAGTTTGCTGGTGCTCTAGTGATATGGTGTGCCCGTGGATCCAATGTCAACATCAGAAGAAAGTTGCCTGGTGATCGTCATCTTGGCTATCTCTCCACCGCTTCAACGCAAGTGAGGCACATCTCCTCCACGAGACGTGATCTGACAGGGGTGTTTAATAAGATATCAAGCTTCGCTTTAAAGCAACTGTCTAAAGAGGCTCAATGGCTACAAACTTTTCCCATGTTATCGCTGGCGGCTGCATTGGTGCCGCCATTGACTAATGTGTAAGCTCAACCTAAAGACTTAAAGTGTTTCAGATGCTTTTTTCGATGTCGGGAAAATCTTAAAGGTCCCTGCTTTTTGTAGCTCGACGAATATGCTTGCAATGCCATTGGAGTCCGGTTCTATGGAAGCAAAGAGAATCACTGAGCAGAAACATTGTGCGACTGAAAATCGAGGATGTGGACCTTGTAGTGATCTTTATTTGCAGAGACTGGCTTGGGCTAAGACGACTGAGGCCATAACTGGCGTGGAGTTTCCAACCATGTTGGACAATAGTACATCGGGGGAGAGCAATTCCGGTTTTACTCCTGAGGTAGATTTTTACTTGAACTCAGAAATTTGTGAATGCTCTAAAGTATGAAATTGTTCGTAACTTTTTCTCGGGGTTATTTTCAAACTATCAGATCCTTGTAGGAACTGGATCTAGAACTATGACcgttataagaataaaatctcTCAAAGTCTATGCATTTGGCTTTTGTAAGTTCTTGGCCAAATGATCACTCTCTTGAAATGTATCAAAATTTACTTTATAAGCATTCCCGTTGATTTATCTCTCTTTGCTTCTTCAATAGATGTTCATCCATTTGACGTTTGTGAGAAATTGGGTCCAAAGTATGCTTGCATTCCGGAGCATGAGTTGAACAAGTGCCAAGATTTTTATCGGGATCTTCTAAGGTTCGTTGGAATCATGAGCTCCGTTtttgtgatattattttaatatttttgttgtttagaCAATCAACTTGTAGTCCTTGGTATGTCACCGTAGCATTTTGATCAAAAGTCAAAACCAATATATTTCATTACTAATGTGTGTGATGGATATGATGCAGGTCGGATATCAACATGACGGTTAGGCTTGTGGTTAACTACAACGGGATCAAAATCAATACCGTGAAAGAGTAAGTTATCCGCTGTTGTGACACTTGAAACGTAACAACCCGCACAAAACTaaaatgtttctgatttatttCAACATTTCTCTTGTAGTGTTTTTGAAAAGTCTCTCCGAGCCCGATTAGCTAAGGTAAATGTCTATTCTAGTAGTGCTAGTTCACGATGCTACTTTTCTTATACCTGAGAATTGTTTTGTCATCATAGATGAATCCAGAAGCTGATTTTAGCTGCCTACAAGAATTTGGTTCCATATTCACGCAGGATATTCCACTACGCATCGTATGTGCATTTGCATCCATTATTTCTCTTTCCTTCTTTTCTAAGCAACAAATGCTGAAGAAAAGGTAACATTTGCAGGGCACAACGATCAATTTCCGGAGAACAGCTGACGGTCATCTCGTTACTGAAGGTGAGCCAATAACACCGGCCACTAGTGAAATTGCTCAATAGGGCTTGTAATTTGTTCGAAATTGCTCCTGATCATTTGTTTTTTCACCATGCGAGATGTAATGTATAGAGATTGACAAGGTGATGTTTTGTTTTTCAGTTGAAGGGAATAACATTGGAGCAGTCCAGAGCAAAGATCTTTGCAGTAAGTGTGCTCGTTATTCTGATGAACGATGCCATTCAACCCGTTGCTTAGCACGACCCaactatgataaaaaaaaatgaggaaGTTTAACTTTTGCTTTTATGGTGTATGTAACCAGGGGCCTTTTTTGACATGTATATCGGTGAAATCCCTATTTGTGAGCAAACCAAAGAAGAAATCGGGAAAAATGTAGCGAGTATCATCAGGACATGCTGAGCTAGTTGGAGCTATCCCTTATACCGGCTCCTATACACACGGGAGCTCATATCTTGTCGTAGTTGTGGTAGAAGTATACGAGCTAGACATGCTATAGAATATAGCGCGAACCCTTCATATTATATGGGTTTTTTAGGGGGGGAAAGGATTGAAAATTTAGCCTTAGTTTGATGATTCTTTGTAGCAAGAGCAGAGCAAGGGATTTGCAGTTCCTGCTAAATTCAAATGTAGATTTAATTTCTGGCTGTTTCTTGATTGGAGAAAAATGAATGTTTATGGTTACTTGTATacatagaaaagaaaaaatttgcTACTGTATTTTTAAAGTAAGTGTTACACTTTTGATGGAAGGAGTTGATGAGAATGTAAATACCTCATGTTACTATACtattcctaaaaattaaaatttaataaaagcacattaaaattttatcatcAAACCCAATAAATTGTACTACATGCTACATTATGTATTACTAGCAGTATGTGTACCTACTTAGGCATATTcatgtcacatttattattcCATCACTCACTTTCCTCATCATATGAGAAAAGAGTTGCATTTTCATTAATACATTAACACAGTGTGTTGGCCCTACTAGAACCAATGATGAAATACTATTCAAATAGATTACCTTGTGTGTAGTGTACACACTTAAATCACAATTTATTTACACGTCTCAAATATGTGTGGTTATACAAGAAATACAATTTCTTCAAAGCACACCACACTCAAgatatatattactattatattattttggATTATGTGTCTGTTACAGATTACAATAAACCCTTGCTTATAAAACAAACCCTCcctctaaataaataaataaagtgaaATACGAAATAAGTACTATATATCACAACTTTTTTTGCAATCAATAAATTGTGTATATCGTTTTCATTTTTGGTCTCCTTCTCCATCACATATGATGAtccatttaaaatatttatattaaaccTTTCTTACAACATTAtacaaatcaaaattataaactttggtgGTAGGAGGAAGTAGAAATTTACTAGTGACAATATcacaataattttaattaataaatcaaatatTGAGGAGAATTAATGCAATAGATTTTTGTTTAGGTGAGGCCGTACAGATGGTGACGCATTAGGCATGTgagttaattagtttagattatctattgacaaTTCCCAACTGTAAAAATGAAACGTGGTCGTATCATATCATGACAGtttagaattttatttaatgatCGTTTTCAAAGCTCTGGATATGTGGGCCTACGACTTGGATCTTGGCCCATGTCTAATTTCCTAGGTGGGCCCATAAACAATTAATACCGACTTTGTTATTATTATAGTATATTCACATAAATTAGTTATTACGTATATTCTATGCGCAGCCAAAATTTACAAACTAtggtgttttaaaaaaaatctatctGAATAAAAATACTAATAAGGATTTGGGACTCCAGTTTTGTGAAAATATAGTTTAAGACAAGTTTTAAAAGAAACCATTAATTTATTTCTATGTCGTTTATAAAATTGACACACAAAATTATATGATTATATGCATACAATAATTCAATAGTAAAACTTGCATAAAGTTGGTCTGATAAACTTAGAGGTAGTTGTTGGGAACAATGTTTGAATTTATAAATTAAGCATACGAAGATCTTATCTAGAATGGTTGGACAAGTAAATCAATTGTACCcccaaattttaattaaaaatgagaTAATGTCATGTGCATTGTTAGCTTTAAGTCAACTAATTTGATTTACCTTGCCCttgatgaaaaagaaaatcttGCCTTGTAGATTGTGCGAAAGATAAATAAGGCAAATTTATcttatagtactactagtactattatttatccTAGAGCAAGTAAGACCCCATTTAGATGATTAAACTATGTCCTTTTATGACCTAGATTATATATTTATCCTTCCATTGatcacaaaatataaataagatAACAATATTTATGTGCTGCATTGGATAATTGTACCTGAATGTACAGTTGGAAGTCATTCATTGTTGGTTTTACAATAATTGTATCTTG carries:
- the LOC121782926 gene encoding fatty-acid-binding protein 2-like isoform X1; translation: MGNNWMFFVEPYGNAGGIFPIDPILPHNLGAHWISHIASLVDNSRHLLVPGSMPLQEAFSCMSKFAGALVIWCARGSNVNIRRKLPGDRHLGYLSTASTQVRHISSTRRDLTGVFNKISSFALKQLSKEAQWLQTFPMLSLAAALVPPLTNVSTNMLAMPLESGSMEAKRITEQKHCATENRGCGPCSDLYLQRLAWAKTTEAITGVEFPTMLDNSTSGESNSGFTPEILVGTGSRTMTVIRIKSLKVYAFGFYVHPFDVCEKLGPKYACIPEHELNKCQDFYRDLLRSDINMTVRLVVNYNGIKINTVKDVFEKSLRARLAKMNPEADFSCLQEFGSIFTQDIPLRIGTTINFRRTADGHLVTEVEGNNIGAVQSKDLCRAFFDMYIGEIPICEQTKEEIGKNVASIIRTC
- the LOC121782926 gene encoding fatty-acid-binding protein 2-like isoform X2, yielding MPLQEAFSCMSKFAGALVIWCARGSNVNIRRKLPGDRHLGYLSTASTQVRHISSTRRDLTGVFNKISSFALKQLSKEAQWLQTFPMLSLAAALVPPLTNVSTNMLAMPLESGSMEAKRITEQKHCATENRGCGPCSDLYLQRLAWAKTTEAITGVEFPTMLDNSTSGESNSGFTPEILVGTGSRTMTVIRIKSLKVYAFGFYVHPFDVCEKLGPKYACIPEHELNKCQDFYRDLLRSDINMTVRLVVNYNGIKINTVKDVFEKSLRARLAKMNPEADFSCLQEFGSIFTQDIPLRIGTTINFRRTADGHLVTEVEGNNIGAVQSKDLCRAFFDMYIGEIPICEQTKEEIGKNVASIIRTC
- the LOC121783002 gene encoding guanine nucleotide-binding protein alpha-1 subunit, which codes for MVFVLCTLIDSMGSLCSRHRRSAADPVENEQTAEIERRIEQETKAEKHIQKLLLLGAGDSGKSTIFKQIKLLFQSGFDEAELKGYTPAIHANVYHTIKILYEGSKELSQSSEDSLKFIVSDENKEIGEKFSEIGGRLNYPCLTKEIAHEIETLWRDNAIQETYVRGNELQLPDCAHFFMENLQRLSDVEYVPTKEDVLHARVRTTGVVEIQFSPVGENKKSGEVYRLFDVGGQKNERRKWIHLFEGVSAVIFCAAISEYDQTLFEDDNKNRMMETKELFEWILKQPCFEKTSFLLFLNKFDLFEKKVLKVPLNVCEWFKDYQPVSTGKQEIEHAYEFVKKKFEELYFQSTSPDRVDRVFKIYRTTALDQKLVKKTFKLVDETLRRRNLFEAGLL